ATGAGAATCTTAGCTATTCGGGAAATCTTCCTGATGGTTTTGAAGTATTGAATCCATATCTGGATAATCCGGAGACGATGCAGGTCATGCAAAAGTTTTATCACAAGTATTATAACGATTTTCGTAAAAGAAAATTTATCGTTGGGATCAATCCTAGCCGGCATGGAGCAGGAGTAACAGGTGTTCCTTTTACTGATACCAAGCGATTGGAGAGTGTATGCGGAATAAAAATGGAATCTGCCCGTACTCATGAAGTCTCTTCTGTATTTATGTATGATATGATAGAAAGTTATGGTGGAGCGGATGTGTTTTACCAAGATATTTATATCAATTCGCCATTTCCTTTGGCCATTGTAAGAAAAACAAAGAATGGATGGCTCAATGCCAATTATTATGATGATAAAGAGCTTTTCAAGGAGGTAAAGGATTTTATGATTGATTCATTAAAAAAGCACATCAGCCTGAATCTGGATACCTCAGAAGTCTTTGTGTTAGGTAAAAAAAATGCCGAATTTATTTCAAAACTTAATAAAGAAGCCCAACTATTCGATACTATGACGGTTTTAGAACATCCTCGGTATATCCAGCAATATAAATCGAAGGAGAAACAGCTGTATATAGACAAATACGTTTTAGCATTAAAAGATAAAGATCAGTAATTCCGATAAGCTCGTTTTTTATTAAATTGTGAACATGAATGTTTTTCCTAAAGACACAGCCTTTAAATACAGCTGGCGGATGTATCAGAAAAGATTTCTGGATCATTTGGAGGAGTATCTTATAGATAATCATTTGCATGTCTCTGCACCTCCTGGTTCCGGAAAAACGGTTCTTGGATTGGAAGTGATGATAAGACTGGATAAACCTACACTTATTGTTGCTCCTACTTTAGCCATTAAAAATCAATGGATCCAAAGATTTTGTGAGCTGTTCCTCAATACAGAAACTGTTCCTGAATGGATCTCTTCAGACATTAGAAAACCGGGAATTATTACAGTAACAACCTATCAGGGTATTCATTCTGCTTCTGAAACAGCTGAAGAAGAGGAAGAAACAGTAAGGTCTTCAAAAGTTCCGGCCTCAGAAATTATAAAACGACTTAAGAAGCAAAAAGTAGGTACTCTTATTCTGGATGAAGCCCATCATTTGAAAAATGCATGGTGGCGAAGTCTCATGGAACTGAAAAGTAAAATTGAACCCACTGTTGTCTCTCTTACAGCCACACCGCCTTTTGATGTTTCAGGTATAGAATGGCAAAAATATATTCAATTGAATGGGCCTATAGATGTAGAAATATCTGTTCCTGAACTCATGATTGAAGGAGATCTTTGTCCACATCAGGACTTAGTACACTTTACGTTACCTTCTCAGGAAGAACAAAATAAAATTGAATATTACCATACACAGGCATTAGGGTTTTTTGAAGAAATAAAAAAAGATGCTGCACTTCTTGATGCTATTGATCAACATCCCGTATATCAGAAACCGTTGGAACACTTGGACTGGATCTATGAAAATATATCTTCCTATACTTCGGGATTGGTATACCTTCATTTCAGGGGAAGAGAAATTCCCGAAGTCCATTTTGAAATTATTGGCGATCAGCAGCAATATATTCCCGAATTTGATTTCTTCTGGATGGAAGAACTTTTAGACTTTTATTTAATCGTGGATGAGACTCATTTTAAGGTTGATGAAAGTCACCGTACTGATTTGGGTAACAGATTAAGAAGGCTTGGCTTTCTGGAGCAAAAAACATTGAGTTTCTTTAATAATAAAAATCTCAATCAAATCCTTAATTCAAGCATCGGAAAACTTCAGGGGATAAAAGAAATTTCCGACTTTGAGTTTTCAGAACTTAAAGATGAACTCAGAATGGTAATTCTTACTGATTTTATTAAAAAAGAATATTTAAATAACGGAACTCAAAATACGCTTATTCTGGATAAAATAGGTGCGGTTCCAATCTTTGAAAAACTGAGGCGGGAAAATTCTCAACATAAAAAAATCGGAATTCTTACAGGAAGTTTGGTCATTATTCCTGCAAGTGCAAGGAACATATTTGAGGAGCTTTGTATGAGAAAGGAATTGTTAGGAATAGGACTTTCTCCATTGAGCTATGATCAGGATTACCTTGTTATCAATCTTTCAGAACAGATAAAACATGATATTGTACACATTATTACGGAAGTCTTTCAACGCGGAGAAATTCATGTTCTGATTGGAACCAAGTCATTACTGGGAGAAGGTTGGGATGCACCCAAGATGAATACGCTGATCCTAGCAAGTTTTGTAAGTTCCTTTGTTCTTTCAAATCAGATGCGGGGAAGAGTTATAAGAACTGATAAAGATATTCCTCATAAAACCGGGAATATATGGCATCTTGTATGTTTTGACTCCAACGATGAGGCTGGAGGGCAAGATCTGAATATTATGAAGCGGAGGTTTAGAACCTTTGTAGGCATTTCCAATAAAGAGATTCCAACTATTGAAAACAATTTTGAAAGGCTTAATACTAAGACGATTGAAAATAAAGAAGATATTCAAGCGATGAATCAATCCTTTTTCGCTTTGGCTAAAGATAGACAGAACCTTATTAGACGTTGGGAAAAAGCTTTAGAG
The Chryseobacterium tructae genome window above contains:
- a CDS encoding DEAD/DEAH box helicase family protein; this encodes MNVFPKDTAFKYSWRMYQKRFLDHLEEYLIDNHLHVSAPPGSGKTVLGLEVMIRLDKPTLIVAPTLAIKNQWIQRFCELFLNTETVPEWISSDIRKPGIITVTTYQGIHSASETAEEEEETVRSSKVPASEIIKRLKKQKVGTLILDEAHHLKNAWWRSLMELKSKIEPTVVSLTATPPFDVSGIEWQKYIQLNGPIDVEISVPELMIEGDLCPHQDLVHFTLPSQEEQNKIEYYHTQALGFFEEIKKDAALLDAIDQHPVYQKPLEHLDWIYENISSYTSGLVYLHFRGREIPEVHFEIIGDQQQYIPEFDFFWMEELLDFYLIVDETHFKVDESHRTDLGNRLRRLGFLEQKTLSFFNNKNLNQILNSSIGKLQGIKEISDFEFSELKDELRMVILTDFIKKEYLNNGTQNTLILDKIGAVPIFEKLRRENSQHKKIGILTGSLVIIPASARNIFEELCMRKELLGIGLSPLSYDQDYLVINLSEQIKHDIVHIITEVFQRGEIHVLIGTKSLLGEGWDAPKMNTLILASFVSSFVLSNQMRGRVIRTDKDIPHKTGNIWHLVCFDSNDEAGGQDLNIMKRRFRTFVGISNKEIPTIENNFERLNTKTIENKEDIQAMNQSFFALAKDRQNLIRRWEKALEQGNVLVEEIQVPVINMIAMEEVKMNYIGKMSRNMVKVMASSVLLFWQNLLFGLLRNIQAISSVKTFSLFVSLFGLAGFVVYGTKLYRSARQYWRCRDVGRQLSALAEVVLYGLIHEKVIKTSFEKLKIVSSSNRNDGAFCYLKGGSQYENAQFIQTLQELVSQIDNPRYLLKQKRNSFFQKSEQYFPVPEMFAKNKKSAEFFMKVWNKIMGTSELVFTRTIDGRKILLKLRFESLLKRNGRIEHLHKWTR
- a CDS encoding SMUG2 DNA glycosylase family protein; this translates as MNKTFADQVIEFNENLSYSGNLPDGFEVLNPYLDNPETMQVMQKFYHKYYNDFRKRKFIVGINPSRHGAGVTGVPFTDTKRLESVCGIKMESARTHEVSSVFMYDMIESYGGADVFYQDIYINSPFPLAIVRKTKNGWLNANYYDDKELFKEVKDFMIDSLKKHISLNLDTSEVFVLGKKNAEFISKLNKEAQLFDTMTVLEHPRYIQQYKSKEKQLYIDKYVLALKDKDQ